One genomic window of Micromonospora sp. WMMD1128 includes the following:
- a CDS encoding transglycosylase family protein produces the protein MSTAYSARHRRSVVHRATARRTAVGAIVAGAATGAAALLGPAAPASAASVNWDAVAQCESGGNWHINTGNGYYGGLQFSRSTWNGYGGQKYADRADLASRSEQIAVAEKVLRGQGIGAWPVCGKKGGSTKKYAAKESGSTTSAKKATSSQRASAPKKASAPKRSSSAPVAGTYLVRPGDTLSEIAATQHVDGGWRALYADNRAVVGADPGLIFPGQRLRLR, from the coding sequence ATGTCAACTGCATACTCAGCCCGGCACCGCCGGAGCGTGGTCCACCGCGCCACGGCCCGCCGGACCGCTGTCGGCGCGATCGTCGCCGGCGCCGCCACCGGCGCCGCGGCACTGCTCGGGCCGGCCGCGCCGGCCAGCGCCGCGAGCGTGAACTGGGACGCCGTCGCGCAGTGCGAGTCGGGCGGCAACTGGCACATCAACACCGGCAACGGCTACTACGGCGGGCTCCAGTTCTCCCGGAGCACCTGGAACGGCTACGGCGGCCAGAAGTACGCCGACCGGGCCGACCTGGCCAGCCGCTCCGAGCAGATCGCCGTCGCCGAGAAGGTCCTGCGCGGGCAGGGCATCGGCGCCTGGCCGGTCTGCGGCAAGAAGGGCGGGTCGACGAAGAAGTACGCCGCCAAGGAGTCCGGCTCGACCACGTCCGCGAAGAAGGCCACCTCCTCGCAGAGGGCGTCGGCGCCGAAGAAGGCGTCCGCGCCGAAGCGCTCCAGCAGCGCGCCGGTCGCGGGCACCTACCTGGTGCGGCCCGGGGACACCCTCTCCGAGATCGCCGCGACCCAGCACGTCGACGGGGGCTGGCGTGCGCTGTACGCGGATAACCGGGCCGTGGTCGGCGCGGACCCCGGCCTGATCTTCCCGGGTCAGCGGCTGCGCCTGCGCTGA
- a CDS encoding YbaB/EbfC family nucleoid-associated protein, which yields MTNDAFSAAASLDELLTRTQQALAAMRSRATVHADGEPGELLRAEGTAAGGRVRAVAVQGGRLDSVAVDPALADEPLDVLCGHLVVAVNAALTELDAQVSASARADTDALAARLGGLPDQAELFSRAMHEVAARIRRDRAVASRAARPA from the coding sequence ATGACCAACGATGCGTTCTCGGCCGCCGCGAGCCTCGACGAGCTGCTGACCCGCACCCAGCAGGCGCTGGCCGCGATGCGGTCCCGGGCCACCGTGCACGCCGACGGCGAGCCGGGCGAGCTGCTCCGGGCCGAGGGCACGGCGGCCGGCGGCCGGGTGCGCGCGGTCGCCGTCCAGGGTGGCCGGTTGGACTCCGTCGCCGTCGACCCGGCGCTGGCCGACGAGCCGCTTGACGTCCTCTGCGGACACCTCGTCGTCGCCGTCAACGCCGCGCTGACCGAGTTGGACGCGCAGGTCAGCGCCTCGGCCCGGGCGGACACCGACGCGCTCGCCGCCCGGCTCGGCGGCCTGCCCGACCAGGCGGAGCTGTTCAGCCGCGCGATGCACGAGGTGGCCGCGCGCATCCGGCGAGACCGCGCCGTCGCGTCCCGCGCCGCCCGCCCCGCCTGA
- a CDS encoding M4 family metallopeptidase: MKLSPRLAALTGAAAAGVLAAGTAAAVQAAPPGPAAPSLAQARATAAESARTLVANRPAYLQAGSDDAFVQKPVISSEGTQYVPYERTFKGLPVVGGDFVLATDSAGNLKYASVAQQRPIGALATTPKLTSAAAVKTARAQLKTVSAVEGSTLVVYTLGAKPALAWETTVRGTGADGPSRLTVDVDAHTGAVLGTLEHVVNGTGTGAWNGPSPLTLNTTKSGSTYTMKDPSVTNLSCQDAANNSTFSGTDDAWGNGTATNKETGCVDALFSAQTEHKMLSQWLGRNGADGNGGYWPIRVGLNDQNAYYDGSQVQIGKNTAGQWIGSLDVVAHEIGHGIDDHTPGGISRGGTQEFVADTFGAATEWFANEPSSYDAPDFLVGEKINLVGSGPIRNMYNPSALGDPNCYSSSVPSGEVHASAGPGNHWFYLLANGNSPTNGQPSSSTCNGGSVTGLGIQKAIKIMYNAMLLKTSSSSYLKYRTWTLQAAKNLYPSGCTEFNTVKAAWDAVSVPAQSGDPTCSGGGTPSPTATSTPPSGGCSGNKLANPGFESGSANWSATSGVITTDSGQASHSGSYKAWLDGYGSSHTDTLSQSVTIPSGCRATLSFWLHIDSAESTSTTAYDKLTVKAGSTTLATYSNLNKATGYVQRSFDVSSLAGTTATISFSGVEDASLQTSFVVDDTAVTLS, encoded by the coding sequence TTGAAGCTCTCACCTCGCCTCGCCGCGCTCACCGGCGCGGCTGCCGCCGGCGTGCTCGCCGCCGGCACCGCCGCGGCGGTGCAGGCCGCGCCGCCCGGGCCCGCCGCACCCAGCCTCGCCCAGGCCCGCGCCACGGCCGCCGAGTCGGCCCGCACGCTCGTCGCGAACCGTCCCGCCTACCTCCAGGCCGGTTCCGACGACGCGTTCGTGCAGAAGCCCGTCATCTCCTCCGAGGGCACCCAGTACGTGCCCTACGAGCGCACCTTCAAGGGCCTGCCGGTGGTCGGTGGCGACTTCGTGCTCGCGACCGACTCCGCCGGCAACCTGAAGTACGCCTCCGTCGCGCAGCAGCGCCCCATCGGCGCCCTCGCCACCACCCCCAAGCTGACCTCGGCCGCCGCCGTCAAGACGGCACGTGCCCAGCTCAAGACCGTCAGCGCGGTCGAGGGCAGCACGCTCGTCGTCTACACGCTCGGCGCCAAGCCGGCGCTGGCCTGGGAGACCACGGTGCGCGGCACCGGCGCCGACGGGCCGAGCCGACTCACCGTCGACGTCGACGCCCACACCGGCGCCGTCCTGGGCACCCTGGAGCACGTCGTGAACGGCACCGGCACCGGCGCCTGGAACGGGCCGAGCCCGCTCACCCTGAACACCACCAAGTCGGGCAGCACCTACACCATGAAGGACCCGAGCGTCACCAACCTCAGCTGCCAGGACGCCGCGAACAACAGCACGTTCAGCGGCACCGACGACGCCTGGGGCAACGGCACCGCCACCAACAAGGAGACCGGCTGCGTCGACGCGTTGTTCAGCGCGCAGACCGAGCACAAGATGCTCAGCCAGTGGCTGGGCCGCAACGGCGCCGACGGCAACGGCGGCTACTGGCCGATCCGGGTCGGCCTGAACGACCAGAACGCCTACTACGACGGTTCCCAGGTCCAGATCGGCAAGAACACCGCCGGCCAGTGGATCGGCTCGCTCGACGTGGTGGCCCACGAGATCGGCCACGGCATCGACGACCACACCCCGGGCGGTATCTCCCGCGGCGGCACCCAGGAGTTCGTGGCGGACACGTTCGGCGCGGCCACCGAGTGGTTCGCCAACGAGCCGTCCAGCTACGACGCGCCGGACTTCCTGGTCGGCGAAAAGATCAACCTGGTCGGCTCCGGCCCGATCCGCAACATGTACAACCCGTCGGCGCTGGGCGACCCGAACTGCTACTCCAGCAGCGTGCCCTCCGGCGAGGTGCACGCCTCCGCCGGACCGGGCAACCACTGGTTCTACCTGCTGGCCAACGGCAACAGCCCGACCAACGGGCAGCCCAGCAGCTCGACCTGCAACGGCGGCAGCGTGACCGGCCTGGGCATCCAGAAGGCCATCAAGATCATGTATAACGCGATGCTGCTGAAGACCTCGTCCTCGTCGTACCTGAAGTACCGCACCTGGACGCTGCAGGCGGCGAAGAACCTCTACCCGAGCGGCTGCACCGAGTTCAACACGGTCAAGGCCGCCTGGGACGCGGTGAGCGTGCCGGCGCAGTCGGGCGACCCGACCTGCTCCGGCGGCGGCACGCCGTCCCCGACCGCCACCTCCACCCCGCCGTCGGGCGGCTGCTCCGGCAACAAGCTCGCCAATCCCGGCTTCGAGTCGGGCAGCGCGAACTGGAGCGCCACGTCCGGCGTCATCACCACCGACAGCGGCCAGGCCTCCCACAGCGGCTCGTACAAGGCGTGGCTCGACGGCTACGGCTCCTCGCACACCGACACGCTCAGCCAGTCGGTGACCATCCCGTCCGGGTGCCGGGCGACGCTGAGCTTCTGGCTGCACATCGACAGCGCGGAGTCGACCAGCACCACCGCCTACGACAAGCTGACCGTCAAGGCCGGCAGCACCACGCTCGCCACCTACTCCAACCTGAACAAGGCCACCGGCTACGTGCAGCGGTCCTTCGACGTCTCGTCGCTGGCCGGCACCACGGCGACCATCTCGTTCAGCGGCGTGGAGGACGCCTCGCTCCAGACGTCCTTCGTCGTCGACGACACCGCGGTCACGCTGAGCTGA
- a CDS encoding transglycosylase domain-containing protein has protein sequence MRHSGEIGAVPARPRRRGRRLLVILAVVALLAGAGLVAGGYYFDSVPTPTDLKLPESTTVYYADGRTPMAKLGAQNRTIVPYEAMNDSAKQAIVAAEDRTFWTNRGIDVKGVLRAAWANVSGGQRQGASTLTQQYARVAADLRGVTYSRKLREAVIAWKLDDKYSKEEILGFYLNTVPFGRGAYGIEAAAQTFFGKTVRRDAPASQQLTPAEAMVLCAMVKQPEADPADPQGAPGYDPRRNALAKQNSIDRWNYIRDGMVKLGYLTPGQAADLAYPDTVRPIDRDAGRSDLDRPTGLVVNHVLAELRGAEPFRGKPDEVIRDGGYRIVTTIDKRVQDAAEAAADIRRDSAPAAVRGQPKNWQAALVAVEPGSGRVLGYYGGDRGSGADYAGWYTDEQGQARGFGQHPPGSSFKVYDLAAAVRDDISVKQRFDSPDTKEFPASGRTRGSAAGPIRNAEHAPCQPDCALWEATVASLNVTYFELTEKLGTAKVIEMARQAGVESMWETVRGNPRPQRVDLRDDPADGLAEHFSTEVGIGQYGITVQDHANGMATFAAGGRRADAHFVRSVTKGDDTVWTERLRQTDLDLDAEAVNQLDWTLRRVRAARLDNGWDSAGKTGTWQAGQSTTKNVHTWMVGWTGALASAVWLGTTDGKPLRTSGGSYEVYGSTGAAPIWRQFMTRATEAMKLDPDRYRFHDPAFPRDAPEPTRPAPPPRTVAPSRSAAPTPSATPSSPTPSASPSGTPLPGPTGSPSLPPVPTGLPTRTRGPR, from the coding sequence GTGCGGCACAGCGGAGAGATCGGCGCGGTCCCGGCGCGACCGCGACGCCGGGGCCGGCGCCTGCTCGTCATCCTGGCGGTCGTCGCGCTGCTGGCCGGGGCCGGGCTGGTGGCCGGCGGATACTACTTCGACAGCGTGCCGACCCCCACCGACCTGAAGCTGCCCGAGTCGACCACGGTCTACTACGCCGACGGTCGCACCCCGATGGCGAAGCTCGGGGCGCAGAACCGCACCATCGTCCCGTACGAGGCGATGAACGACTCGGCGAAGCAGGCCATCGTGGCGGCCGAGGACCGGACCTTCTGGACCAACCGCGGCATCGACGTCAAGGGCGTGCTGCGGGCGGCGTGGGCGAACGTCAGCGGCGGGCAGCGGCAGGGCGCGTCGACGCTCACCCAGCAGTACGCGCGGGTCGCCGCGGACCTGCGCGGTGTCACCTACTCGCGCAAGCTGCGCGAGGCGGTCATCGCCTGGAAGCTCGACGACAAGTACAGCAAGGAGGAGATCCTCGGCTTCTATCTGAACACGGTCCCGTTCGGCCGGGGCGCGTACGGGATCGAGGCGGCGGCGCAGACCTTCTTCGGCAAGACCGTGCGCCGGGACGCGCCCGCGTCACAGCAGCTCACCCCGGCCGAGGCGATGGTGCTCTGCGCGATGGTGAAGCAGCCGGAGGCGGACCCGGCCGACCCGCAGGGCGCCCCCGGTTACGACCCGCGCCGCAACGCCCTGGCGAAGCAGAACTCGATCGACCGCTGGAACTACATCCGCGACGGCATGGTGAAGCTCGGCTACCTCACCCCGGGGCAGGCGGCGGATCTGGCGTACCCGGACACGGTGCGGCCGATCGACCGCGACGCCGGCCGCTCCGACCTGGACCGGCCGACCGGGCTGGTGGTCAACCACGTGCTGGCGGAGCTGCGCGGCGCCGAGCCGTTCCGCGGCAAGCCGGACGAGGTGATCCGCGACGGCGGCTACCGCATCGTCACCACGATCGACAAGCGGGTGCAGGACGCGGCCGAGGCGGCGGCGGACATCCGCCGGGACAGCGCGCCGGCGGCGGTCCGCGGCCAGCCGAAGAACTGGCAGGCGGCGCTGGTCGCGGTGGAGCCGGGCAGCGGCCGGGTGCTCGGCTACTACGGCGGCGACCGCGGCTCCGGCGCCGACTACGCCGGCTGGTACACCGACGAGCAGGGCCAGGCGCGCGGCTTCGGCCAGCACCCGCCGGGGTCGTCCTTCAAGGTGTACGACCTGGCCGCCGCCGTGCGCGACGACATCTCGGTGAAGCAGCGGTTCGACTCCCCGGACACCAAGGAGTTCCCCGCGTCCGGGCGCACCCGGGGCAGCGCAGCCGGTCCGATCCGCAACGCCGAGCACGCGCCCTGCCAGCCGGACTGCGCGCTCTGGGAGGCCACGGTCGCCTCGCTGAACGTCACCTACTTCGAGCTGACCGAGAAGCTCGGCACCGCCAAGGTGATCGAGATGGCCCGCCAGGCGGGCGTGGAGTCGATGTGGGAGACCGTCCGGGGCAATCCGCGACCGCAGCGGGTCGACCTGCGCGACGACCCCGCCGACGGGTTGGCGGAGCATTTCTCCACCGAGGTGGGCATCGGGCAGTACGGCATCACCGTGCAGGACCACGCCAACGGGATGGCCACGTTCGCGGCCGGCGGCAGGCGGGCCGACGCGCACTTCGTCCGGTCGGTGACCAAGGGTGACGACACGGTGTGGACGGAACGGCTCCGGCAGACCGATCTCGACCTCGACGCCGAGGCGGTGAACCAGCTCGACTGGACGTTGCGCCGCGTGCGGGCGGCCCGGCTGGACAACGGCTGGGACTCCGCCGGCAAGACCGGCACCTGGCAGGCCGGGCAGAGCACCACGAAGAACGTGCACACCTGGATGGTCGGGTGGACCGGCGCGCTCGCCTCGGCGGTCTGGTTGGGCACCACCGACGGCAAGCCGTTGCGGACCAGTGGCGGCAGCTACGAGGTGTACGGCTCGACCGGGGCCGCGCCGATCTGGCGGCAGTTCATGACCCGGGCTACCGAGGCGATGAAGCTCGACCCGGACCGCTACCGCTTCCACGACCCGGCCTTCCCCCGCGACGCTCCGGAGCCGACCCGCCCGGCGCCGCCGCCGCGCACGGTGGCACCGAGCCGGTCGGCCGCACCGACGCCGAGCGCCACGCCGTCGAGCCCGACCCCGAGCGCGAGTCCGAGCGGGACGCCCCTCCCGGGGCCGACCGGTTCTCCCTCGCTGCCGCCGGTGCCGACCGGGCTGCCGACGCGGACCCGAGGGCCGCGCTGA
- a CDS encoding nucleotidyltransferase domain-containing protein translates to MRDDVRDYLADLVRRARDVLGADLLGAYAAGSVGLGAYQPGRSDVDVALLVAGPPAGAAKRSLVDRLRHESLPCPARGLELVVYRRDVAAAGLPEPGFEVELNTGATMPFRATYDPADRPAADGRFWYALDRSILRQSGLTLLGPSAADAFADPPPAALRALLVDALRWWLALPTPPGDEPAPGAEDAVLGACRALVRSRDGVWLAKADAGRRVAVDDPDAALIHRAIAARRGGPPPSGPAARAFQRRVLARLTAAGSAPS, encoded by the coding sequence ATGCGGGACGACGTCCGTGACTACCTCGCCGACCTGGTCCGACGCGCCCGGGACGTGCTCGGCGCGGACCTGCTCGGCGCGTACGCGGCCGGTTCGGTCGGGCTGGGCGCGTACCAGCCCGGGCGCAGCGACGTGGACGTGGCGCTGCTGGTCGCCGGTCCGCCGGCCGGCGCGGCGAAGCGGTCGCTCGTGGACCGGCTGCGGCACGAGTCGCTGCCCTGCCCGGCACGCGGCCTGGAACTGGTCGTCTACCGGCGGGACGTGGCCGCCGCCGGCCTCCCCGAGCCGGGCTTCGAGGTCGAGCTGAACACCGGCGCGACCATGCCGTTCCGGGCCACCTACGACCCGGCCGACCGGCCTGCCGCCGACGGGCGGTTCTGGTACGCGCTGGACCGCAGCATCCTGCGCCAGTCCGGCCTGACGCTGCTCGGCCCGAGCGCCGCCGACGCCTTCGCCGACCCGCCGCCGGCCGCGCTGCGGGCGCTGCTCGTGGACGCGCTGCGCTGGTGGCTGGCGCTGCCCACACCGCCCGGCGACGAACCGGCGCCGGGCGCCGAGGACGCGGTGCTGGGGGCCTGCCGTGCGCTGGTGCGCTCCCGCGACGGCGTCTGGTTGGCCAAGGCCGACGCCGGGCGGCGGGTGGCCGTCGACGACCCGGACGCCGCGCTGATCCACCGCGCGATCGCCGCCCGCCGGGGTGGCCCGCCACCCTCCGGACCGGCGGCCCGCGCGTTCCAGCGGCGGGTGCTGGCCCGGCTCACCGCCGCCGGTTCGGCCCCGTCGTAG
- a CDS encoding glutaredoxin domain-containing protein: MRSWWFAGLMLIAGVVTGVGQSGPASFALAFLPFAVLGVLFSPLAFPWSLTAAQARRRSAENGRPVIYWRPGCTYCLRLRLRLGRRAGRAYWVDIWRDPEAAAAVRAVTGGDETVPTVVLPEGAVVNPDPAWVRDRLPA, encoded by the coding sequence GTGCGCAGTTGGTGGTTCGCCGGCCTGATGCTGATCGCGGGCGTGGTGACGGGGGTCGGCCAGTCGGGTCCGGCGTCGTTCGCTCTGGCTTTCCTGCCCTTCGCGGTGCTGGGGGTGCTCTTCTCGCCGCTCGCGTTCCCCTGGTCGCTGACCGCGGCCCAGGCGCGGCGGCGCAGCGCCGAGAACGGCCGGCCGGTCATCTACTGGCGGCCGGGCTGCACCTACTGCCTCCGGTTGCGGCTGCGACTGGGCCGGCGCGCCGGGCGGGCGTACTGGGTGGACATCTGGCGGGACCCGGAGGCCGCGGCGGCGGTCCGGGCGGTCACCGGCGGCGACGAGACCGTGCCGACCGTGGTGCTGCCGGAGGGCGCGGTGGTGAACCCCGACCCGGCGTGGGTGCGCGACCGGCTCCCGGCCTGA
- a CDS encoding glycosyl hydrolase, which translates to MTLPLWDVSPARPRRLRATALAAASVLAAGLLGVVVTGGGTATAGTVGAGSYTETLPPGAALPKGCGAVSTNPRIFATSDAPAGAIPTNDWWSSLIWKRNNCGTSENLQAHPLAFHAENNGLGLSYTTTPAISGTATGVGEYHYPYTEDVRVGVAGLSAPVVKAADWTDWTVTADWSDGNRSMRATIGHGLPFSYYTVSGGGAAQLTAAATPTVWRNSGATIGFTVHGHDYVAYAPTGATWTVDGAGISSTLAGKGYFSVAVLPGGADKAALADTYGRYAHAHVTGTRMSYAYDPAAGTVRTTYAFTTTPREGTESKTVVALYPHQWRSLTGATPITPTYVSARGAMRVLAGVPSFTTSMRFTGVLPEVPAVGDATGADLNTVTGYLNAELANPEGVSGTDTYWAGKGLGRAARIAEIADQLGLTAVRDKAVTAMKARLTNWLTAGSGETGQLFYYDRNWGTLIGYPASYGSDEDLNDHHFHYGYFVAAAATVAKFDPGWADDTRYGGMVDLLIRDANNYDRADERFPYLRDFDIYAGHDWASGLAPFFAGNNQESSSEGMNFANALIQWGQATGDTAVRDAGVYLWTTQSAAISEYWFDVHDENFPATFGHKTVGMVWGDGGSYSTWFSAAPEMIQGINMLPITGGHLYLGEYPDYVKANYAELVANKGGPPTVWQDILWEFLALGDGDQALRNFRANSGFTSEEGESKAHTFHWIRNLAALGTVDTSVTANHPLAKVFRKGTARTYVASNITAAPLTVTFSDGTTLAVPAGKTATSGAYTWSGGSATGGVAVPTGPPPTSTPTPTPTTPSPTPTTPSPTPTSPSPDPSTPAPLNPTRYLRSGGELGATAGPAGTVTVTAANGNHDGTPTNPQVFTATGLTGTYTGGNTAFDLGVDAGVVVGNGVQARVSYDLTGDGSFDRVETYRYFATDPIVGMERYRQTQGLASATGTLGDLAGGTVKVELWNAIGNAATTVGTGDGSTVTLPYTG; encoded by the coding sequence ATGACACTCCCCCTGTGGGACGTCTCCCCCGCCCGTCCGCGTCGGCTGCGGGCGACCGCCCTCGCCGCCGCATCCGTACTCGCCGCCGGCCTCCTCGGCGTCGTGGTCACCGGTGGTGGCACCGCCACCGCCGGCACCGTCGGCGCGGGCAGCTACACCGAGACGCTGCCGCCCGGCGCCGCGTTGCCCAAGGGCTGCGGCGCCGTCAGCACCAACCCAAGGATCTTCGCCACCTCGGACGCGCCGGCCGGCGCGATCCCCACGAACGACTGGTGGTCCTCGCTGATCTGGAAGCGCAACAACTGCGGGACCAGCGAGAACCTCCAGGCCCACCCGCTGGCGTTCCACGCCGAGAACAACGGGCTCGGGCTGTCCTACACCACCACGCCGGCGATCAGCGGCACCGCCACCGGAGTCGGCGAATACCACTACCCGTACACGGAGGACGTCCGGGTCGGGGTGGCCGGGCTGTCCGCGCCGGTGGTCAAGGCCGCCGACTGGACGGACTGGACGGTCACCGCCGACTGGAGCGACGGCAACCGGAGCATGCGGGCCACCATCGGCCACGGGCTGCCGTTCAGCTACTACACCGTCAGCGGTGGCGGGGCCGCGCAGCTCACCGCCGCCGCGACGCCCACCGTGTGGCGCAACTCCGGCGCCACCATCGGCTTCACGGTCCACGGCCACGACTACGTCGCGTACGCGCCGACCGGCGCGACCTGGACCGTCGACGGCGCGGGCATCAGTTCGACGCTTGCCGGTAAGGGCTACTTCTCGGTCGCCGTGCTGCCCGGCGGCGCGGACAAGGCCGCCCTGGCCGACACCTACGGCAGGTACGCCCACGCGCACGTCACCGGCACCCGGATGAGCTACGCGTACGACCCGGCGGCCGGCACGGTGCGCACCACCTACGCGTTCACCACCACGCCCCGGGAGGGAACCGAGTCCAAGACGGTGGTGGCGCTCTACCCGCACCAGTGGCGTAGCCTCACCGGCGCCACCCCGATCACCCCGACGTACGTCTCGGCGCGCGGTGCCATGCGGGTGCTCGCCGGCGTACCGTCGTTCACCACCTCGATGCGTTTCACCGGCGTGCTGCCGGAGGTGCCGGCCGTCGGTGACGCCACCGGCGCGGACCTGAACACCGTCACCGGCTACCTGAACGCCGAGCTGGCCAACCCGGAGGGGGTCAGCGGCACCGACACCTACTGGGCCGGCAAGGGGCTCGGCCGGGCCGCCCGGATCGCCGAGATCGCCGACCAGCTCGGGCTCACCGCCGTGCGAGACAAGGCCGTCACGGCCATGAAGGCCCGGCTCACCAACTGGCTCACCGCCGGCTCCGGCGAGACCGGCCAACTCTTCTACTACGACCGCAACTGGGGCACGCTCATCGGCTACCCCGCCTCGTACGGCTCCGACGAGGATCTCAACGACCACCACTTCCACTACGGCTACTTCGTCGCCGCGGCGGCCACGGTGGCCAAGTTCGACCCCGGCTGGGCCGACGACACCCGCTACGGCGGCATGGTCGACCTGCTCATCCGCGACGCCAACAACTACGACCGCGCCGACGAGCGCTTCCCCTACCTGCGGGACTTCGACATCTACGCCGGTCACGACTGGGCCTCCGGCCTGGCGCCGTTCTTCGCCGGCAACAACCAGGAGTCGTCCTCCGAGGGGATGAACTTCGCCAACGCGCTGATCCAGTGGGGCCAGGCCACCGGCGACACCGCCGTCCGCGACGCCGGCGTCTACCTGTGGACCACCCAGTCCGCGGCCATCTCGGAATACTGGTTCGACGTGCACGACGAGAACTTCCCGGCCACCTTCGGGCACAAGACCGTCGGCATGGTGTGGGGCGACGGCGGGTCGTACTCGACCTGGTTCTCCGCGGCCCCCGAGATGATCCAGGGCATCAACATGCTGCCGATCACCGGCGGTCACCTCTACCTGGGCGAATATCCCGACTACGTCAAGGCCAACTACGCCGAGCTGGTCGCCAACAAGGGCGGCCCGCCGACGGTGTGGCAGGACATCCTCTGGGAGTTCCTGGCCCTCGGCGACGGCGACCAGGCGTTGCGCAACTTCCGGGCCAACAGCGGCTTCACGAGCGAGGAGGGCGAGAGCAAGGCGCACACGTTCCACTGGATCCGGAACCTCGCCGCCCTCGGCACGGTGGACACCTCGGTCACCGCCAACCACCCGCTGGCCAAGGTGTTCCGCAAGGGCACCGCGCGCACGTACGTGGCGTCGAACATCACCGCCGCGCCGCTGACCGTCACGTTCTCCGACGGCACCACGCTCGCCGTGCCCGCCGGGAAGACCGCCACCTCCGGGGCGTACACCTGGAGCGGTGGCAGCGCGACCGGCGGCGTGGCGGTGCCGACCGGTCCCCCGCCGACCTCGACGCCGACCCCGACCCCGACCACGCCCAGCCCGACGCCGACCACGCCCAGCCCGACGCCGACCAGCCCGAGTCCCGACCCGAGCACCCCGGCGCCGCTGAACCCGACCCGCTACCTGCGTTCCGGCGGGGAGCTGGGCGCCACCGCCGGCCCGGCCGGCACGGTCACGGTGACCGCCGCCAACGGCAACCACGACGGCACGCCGACCAACCCGCAGGTGTTCACCGCCACCGGGCTGACCGGTACGTACACCGGCGGGAACACCGCCTTCGACCTGGGCGTCGACGCGGGTGTCGTGGTCGGCAACGGCGTCCAGGCCCGGGTGTCGTACGACCTGACCGGCGACGGCAGCTTCGACCGGGTGGAGACCTACCGGTACTTCGCCACCGACCCGATCGTCGGGATGGAACGCTACCGGCAGACCCAGGGCCTGGCCTCGGCCACCGGCACGCTCGGCGACCTGGCCGGCGGCACGGTGAAGGTCGAGCTGTGGAACGCCATCGGCAACGCCGCCACCACGGTCGGCACCGGCGACGGCTCCACCGTCACCCTGCCGTACACCGGGTGA
- a CDS encoding L-threonylcarbamoyladenylate synthase: MARYYDLHPDNPQPRVIRQVVDLLRADGVIVYPTDSCYALGCRLGNRDGVERMREIRRLDQRHPFTLVCADFAQLGQFVKLSNAVFRQVKAVIPGSYTFLLPATSEVPRRLQDPRRRVVGARVPKHTVTQALLAELGEPLLSSTLLLPGEPEPMTQGWEIKERLDHQVDAVVDAGDCGLEPTTVVDLSGPEPEILRRGVGDPSRFE; the protein is encoded by the coding sequence GTGGCGAGGTATTACGACCTGCATCCGGACAATCCCCAACCGCGGGTGATCCGGCAGGTGGTGGACCTGTTACGGGCGGACGGGGTGATCGTCTACCCGACCGACTCGTGCTATGCCCTCGGCTGCCGGCTCGGCAACCGCGACGGCGTGGAGCGGATGCGGGAGATCCGGCGGCTCGACCAGCGGCACCCGTTCACGCTCGTGTGCGCCGACTTCGCCCAGCTCGGCCAGTTCGTCAAGCTCAGCAACGCGGTCTTCCGGCAGGTCAAGGCCGTGATCCCGGGCAGCTACACGTTCCTGTTGCCGGCCACCTCGGAGGTGCCCCGCCGGCTCCAGGACCCGCGGCGCCGGGTGGTCGGCGCACGGGTGCCGAAACACACCGTGACCCAGGCGCTGCTTGCCGAGTTGGGCGAGCCGCTGCTCTCGAGCACCCTGCTGCTCCCGGGTGAACCGGAGCCGATGACCCAGGGCTGGGAGATCAAGGAACGGCTCGACCACCAGGTCGACGCCGTGGTCGACGCCGGGGACTGCGGTCTCGAACCCACCACCGTGGTCGACCTGTCCGGCCCGGAACCGGAGATCCTGCGCCGCGGTGTCGGCGACCCCTCCCGCTTCGAGTAG